The proteins below come from a single Octopus sinensis linkage group LG10, ASM634580v1, whole genome shotgun sequence genomic window:
- the LOC115216564 gene encoding uncharacterized protein LOC115216564, with the protein MVMVNRRVIIVKVALTLQISHDSAYQNIHEDLGFHKVCERCVPRELTAEHKRKRLDVCQHLLNRYNNEGEEFGGRIVTEHETWVHHYEAESIRQSIEGKHPGSPAMKKFKTVFCGKGHANPFYFILKKVYTGILPGKQVYDQQCKI; encoded by the coding sequence atggtaatggtgaaccggcGAGTTATTATCGTTAAGGTAGCTCTTACTCTGCAGATTAGTCATGATTCAGCCTATCAAAATATCCACGAGGATCTCGGCTTCCATAAAGTCTGTGAAAGATGTGTGCCAAGAGAGCTTACTGCAGAGCACAAGCGCAAACGTCTTGACGTCTGCCAACATTTACTCAATCGATACAACAATGAGGGCGAGGAATTTGGGGGCAGAATAGTCACAGAACATGAAACGTGGGTCCATCATTACGAAGCGGAATCCATAAGACAGAGTATAGAGGGAAAACATCCTGGCTCGCCAGCGATGAAGAAATTCAAGACTGTCTTCTGCGGGAAAGGTCATGCTAACCCTTTTTATTTTATACTGAAAAAGGTCTATACTGGAATACTACCTGGAAAACAGGTGTacgatcaacagtgcaagatatAG
- the LOC118765033 gene encoding beta-1,3-galactosyltransferase 2-like isoform X2 yields MLPLTKTCIMFCAMISSLQSFRTGMANASENSNQSYFEKRKTALKNMKVTFIKRPKNSKIPKDYYENPQPYEHNFKKIINEPDICSKEEKILLLYAVRSVYYNFARRQIHRDNIRYIPNDIRSTHTIVKQVFLMGTTNNSTIQSLVQKESEKYRDIIQEDFLESYANLSLKGIMAWKWSVEFCSNAEYVIVMNDELFVDQYKLMHYLHYHMTLDGHDNRFTICFRKSGATNRRLFLRRNINMSMFYKGNHYPYFCDGVGYVAHINFINKLYIASLSNHVFMPDGVWNGLLAEKLNTSLQTESYLYAYYNVIERFSHPLYQFSLLMFGVTDHKLTNYYALQILKNISHTVKIRRTQYRYKMSETFLMEDVPIKINYPSYIRKRDTENLELCKNNLNSLFKNTYEYGIWKSLIFFCVFFILFTRYKT; encoded by the coding sequence GCATGGCAAACGCATCAGAAAATTCTAATCAATCCTATTTCGAGAAAAGAAAAACTGCACTGAAAAACATGAAAGTTACTTTCATAAAAAGACCGAAAAATTCAAAGATTCCCAAAGACTATTATGAAAATCCACAACCATACGaacataactttaaaaaaattattaacgaaCCAGATATTTgttctaaagaagaaaaaatacttcTCCTATATGCTGTTCGATCTGTCTACTACAATTTTGCTCGACGTCAAATACATAGGGACAATATTCGCTATATTCCAAATGACATACGCTCCACACATACAATTGTTAAACAGGTTTTCCTAATGGGTACAACAAACAATTCTACAATACAATCCCTTGTTCAGAAGGAAAGTGAAAAATACCGGGACATCATCCAAGAAGATTTTTTAGAGTCGTATGCAAATCTTTCACTAAAAGGAATAATGGCGTGGAAATGGAGCGTGGAATTCTGTAGCAACGCCGAATATGTCATTGTTATGAATGATGAGCTTTTCGTAGATCAATACAAATTGATGCATTATCTCCATTATCATATGACTCTTGATGGACATGACAACCGTTTTACAATATGTTTTCGTAAAAGTGGTGCAACAAACAGACGCTTATTCTTACGTAGAAACATAAACATGTCAATGTTTTATAAAGGTAATCATTATCCGTATTTTTGTGACGGAGTTGGTTACGTGGCacatattaatttcattaataaacTGTACATTGCCTCTTTAAGCAATCATGTTTTTATGCCCGATGGTGTTTGGAACGGACTACTTGCAGAAAAACTAAATACATCATTACAAACAGAAAGTTATTTGTATGCATATTACAATGTAATAGAACGATTTTCTCACCCATTATATCAATTTTCTCTACTTATGTTTGGTGTTACAGATCATAAACTAACTAACTATTATGCACTGCAAATCTTAAAAAATATATCTCATACTGTGAAAATTCGAAGAACACAATACCGTTATAAAATGTCTGAAACTTTCTTGATGGAAGATGTtccaattaaaataaattacccGAGTTATATTAGAAAAAGGGATACAGAAAATTTGGAATTATGCAAAAATAACTTGAACAGTCTGTTtaaaaatacatatgaatatggaATTTGGAAAAGCttgattttcttttgtgtttttttcattttattcacaAGATATAAAACCTAG
- the LOC118765033 gene encoding beta-1,3-galactosyltransferase 2-like isoform X1, giving the protein MLLFVLEDKESNMLPLTKTCIMFCAMISSLQSFRTGMANASENSNQSYFEKRKTALKNMKVTFIKRPKNSKIPKDYYENPQPYEHNFKKIINEPDICSKEEKILLLYAVRSVYYNFARRQIHRDNIRYIPNDIRSTHTIVKQVFLMGTTNNSTIQSLVQKESEKYRDIIQEDFLESYANLSLKGIMAWKWSVEFCSNAEYVIVMNDELFVDQYKLMHYLHYHMTLDGHDNRFTICFRKSGATNRRLFLRRNINMSMFYKGNHYPYFCDGVGYVAHINFINKLYIASLSNHVFMPDGVWNGLLAEKLNTSLQTESYLYAYYNVIERFSHPLYQFSLLMFGVTDHKLTNYYALQILKNISHTVKIRRTQYRYKMSETFLMEDVPIKINYPSYIRKRDTENLELCKNNLNSLFKNTYEYGIWKSLIFFCVFFILFTRYKT; this is encoded by the coding sequence GCATGGCAAACGCATCAGAAAATTCTAATCAATCCTATTTCGAGAAAAGAAAAACTGCACTGAAAAACATGAAAGTTACTTTCATAAAAAGACCGAAAAATTCAAAGATTCCCAAAGACTATTATGAAAATCCACAACCATACGaacataactttaaaaaaattattaacgaaCCAGATATTTgttctaaagaagaaaaaatacttcTCCTATATGCTGTTCGATCTGTCTACTACAATTTTGCTCGACGTCAAATACATAGGGACAATATTCGCTATATTCCAAATGACATACGCTCCACACATACAATTGTTAAACAGGTTTTCCTAATGGGTACAACAAACAATTCTACAATACAATCCCTTGTTCAGAAGGAAAGTGAAAAATACCGGGACATCATCCAAGAAGATTTTTTAGAGTCGTATGCAAATCTTTCACTAAAAGGAATAATGGCGTGGAAATGGAGCGTGGAATTCTGTAGCAACGCCGAATATGTCATTGTTATGAATGATGAGCTTTTCGTAGATCAATACAAATTGATGCATTATCTCCATTATCATATGACTCTTGATGGACATGACAACCGTTTTACAATATGTTTTCGTAAAAGTGGTGCAACAAACAGACGCTTATTCTTACGTAGAAACATAAACATGTCAATGTTTTATAAAGGTAATCATTATCCGTATTTTTGTGACGGAGTTGGTTACGTGGCacatattaatttcattaataaacTGTACATTGCCTCTTTAAGCAATCATGTTTTTATGCCCGATGGTGTTTGGAACGGACTACTTGCAGAAAAACTAAATACATCATTACAAACAGAAAGTTATTTGTATGCATATTACAATGTAATAGAACGATTTTCTCACCCATTATATCAATTTTCTCTACTTATGTTTGGTGTTACAGATCATAAACTAACTAACTATTATGCACTGCAAATCTTAAAAAATATATCTCATACTGTGAAAATTCGAAGAACACAATACCGTTATAAAATGTCTGAAACTTTCTTGATGGAAGATGTtccaattaaaataaattacccGAGTTATATTAGAAAAAGGGATACAGAAAATTTGGAATTATGCAAAAATAACTTGAACAGTCTGTTtaaaaatacatatgaatatggaATTTGGAAAAGCttgattttcttttgtgtttttttcattttattcacaAGATATAAAACCTAG